Proteins from a genomic interval of Scomber japonicus isolate fScoJap1 chromosome 10, fScoJap1.pri, whole genome shotgun sequence:
- the LOC128366424 gene encoding basic helix-loop-helix transcription factor scleraxis-like, with protein MTFAMLRTAPPAGRFLYGDIALLSEDDEENGSEGSGSEDRTNSSNFRLSSSSPSAFHIKVNRKRKLCGLGVGGCGGIGDIMGRIGPSGSSGTGEVRQRTAANARERDRTNSVNTAFTALRTLIPTEPADRKLSKIETLRLASSYISHLGNVLLLGEGLHDGQPCHTPSPPFFHVNSSPPRGSDQSPQPKHICTFCLSNQRKMNKDRDRKTAIRS; from the exons ATGACATTCGCCATGCTGCGCACGGCACCTCCCGCAGGCCGCTTCTTGTACGGCGACATTGCCCTCCTCTCTGAAGATGATGAGGAGAACGGGAGTGAGGGTTCAGGCTCAGAGGACCGTACCAACTCCTCCAACTTCCGCCTGTCCTCCTCATCCCCATCTGCCTTTCACATCAAGgtgaacaggaagaggaagctgTGCGGGCTTGGAGTGGGCGGTTGCGGAGGTATAGGGGACATTATGGGGAGGATCGGCCCCTCGGGCTCATCTGGCACTGGTGAAGTCCGCCAGAGGACCGCAGCCAATGCTCGTGAGAGAGATCGCACCAATTCTGTCAATACAGCATTCACAGCGCTGCGCACGCTCATCCCCACTGAGCCTGCAGACAG GAAGCTGTCAAAGATTGAGACACTACGTCTGGCCAGCAGCTACATCAGTCATCTGGGGAACGTCTTGCTCCTGGGCGAGGGGCTTCATGACGGACAGCCCTGCCACACCCCCTCACCACCGTTCTTCCACGTTAACTCCTCCCCTCCCCGAGGATCTGACCAATCACCTCAGCCCAAGCACATCTGTACTTTCTGCCTCAGCAACCAGAGGAAAATG aataaagacagagacaggaagacagCCATCAGAAGCTAA